A section of the Ignavibacteriales bacterium genome encodes:
- a CDS encoding MerR family transcriptional regulator, translating into MKKSFSMKKLYYSISEVSKITELEQYVLRYWETEFEQLKPAKNLAGNRIYTNKDIKLILYIKKLLREEKYTIEGAKKLLKNYTAKEQESDSEKKSLASSKPENYKSELSLFNPEEGENEESLKKENKLLKKDLQEIKSLLSDLLNGL; encoded by the coding sequence ATGAAAAAGTCCTTCTCAATGAAAAAACTGTATTACTCCATCAGCGAGGTGAGCAAGATCACCGAACTGGAGCAATACGTTCTCAGGTACTGGGAAACTGAATTTGAACAACTGAAACCGGCTAAAAATCTCGCCGGGAACAGGATATATACAAATAAGGACATAAAGCTCATTCTCTATATCAAAAAGCTCCTTCGTGAAGAAAAATACACTATCGAAGGCGCGAAAAAACTACTCAAGAACTATACTGCAAAAGAGCAGGAATCCGACTCCGAAAAGAAGTCCCTTGCTTCTTCTAAGCCGGAAAACTACAAAAGTGAACTTTCTCTATTCAATCCCGAAGAAGGAGAAAACGAAGAATCCCTTAAAAAGGAAAATAAACTGCTCAAAAAGGATCTGCAGGAGATCAAATCGCTCCTTTCAGACCTGCTTAATGGATTATAA
- a CDS encoding T9SS type A sorting domain-containing protein produces MRKIYLPLIFFIFILSSNSYSQFVSWHQSYNGTGNGTDVSTSLVMSSNSSKIASTVSGYTFNGSNLDIRTIQYRYSGSFNWGTTTDRGGDDAVYDLALSPDTNFIYAVGYSEDTTTGKDIILIKYKESNGAVIWTRYYNRNGAGDDEAFSLIIDRASNIFIAGYSDEIAGTGHDFTALKYDSAGNLIWARHHNAFNNGFDEALEVKLDSTATPYFTGRFDNGGNIDYGTVKYDSSGNFRWAKSYNGGFNGNDYAVGLGVSQPTGDIYVTGYSDTTGGFDFVTIKYDSAGQVIWLDKHNGSGDGNDYASQIEVDHNGNIIVAGTTYGGTTNKQEYTTIKYFPNGTRDWTNVLNSTFNDNDSVTAIHINEINCVYVTGTSKGSSNYNFVTVLYNTAGWTHWSNTVNSLNNGEDVPRSIKSIKTDATITGTREIAGNYDYYTFLYGGIIDNVNIVSYSVPDNYSLSQNYPNPFNPSTKIRFGIQHSTSADITIYDIMGRKVENILQKQLTPGTYEVKWDASKYSSGVYFYRFTTPGFSDMKKMILLK; encoded by the coding sequence ATGAGAAAAATCTACCTTCCTTTAATATTCTTTATCTTCATTCTTAGCTCTAATTCATATTCACAATTTGTAAGCTGGCATCAATCTTACAACGGTACGGGAAACGGAACGGATGTTTCTACATCGCTTGTGATGTCGAGTAATAGCTCTAAAATTGCATCTACGGTGTCGGGTTATACTTTTAATGGATCCAACCTTGATATTAGAACTATACAATATCGGTATTCCGGAAGTTTTAATTGGGGCACAACAACCGACAGGGGCGGTGACGATGCGGTATATGACCTGGCGCTATCACCGGATACTAATTTTATTTATGCGGTAGGTTATAGTGAAGACACAACTACCGGGAAAGACATCATCCTGATCAAATACAAAGAGTCGAATGGTGCGGTAATTTGGACGAGATATTATAACAGGAATGGAGCAGGAGATGATGAAGCATTCTCACTAATTATTGACAGGGCAAGTAATATTTTCATTGCAGGATATAGCGACGAAATTGCTGGAACCGGGCATGATTTTACCGCGCTCAAATATGACTCGGCTGGTAATCTCATATGGGCTCGTCACCACAACGCTTTTAATAACGGATTTGATGAAGCACTGGAGGTTAAGCTGGATTCTACAGCTACTCCATATTTCACTGGCAGGTTCGATAATGGCGGCAATATTGATTATGGAACTGTTAAGTATGATTCGAGTGGTAACTTCCGCTGGGCAAAATCATATAACGGAGGCTTTAATGGAAATGATTACGCTGTGGGACTCGGCGTAAGTCAACCTACTGGAGATATTTATGTGACGGGTTACAGCGATACAACGGGAGGATTCGATTTCGTTACTATCAAATATGATTCAGCTGGACAGGTAATATGGCTCGATAAGCATAATGGTTCCGGTGACGGTAATGACTATGCTTCTCAGATTGAAGTTGATCATAATGGCAATATTATCGTTGCGGGAACAACATATGGCGGTACAACTAATAAACAGGAATATACCACGATAAAGTACTTCCCAAACGGAACCCGTGACTGGACAAATGTTTTGAACAGTACTTTTAATGATAACGATAGTGTTACTGCAATCCATATCAATGAGATTAATTGCGTTTACGTTACCGGCACCAGCAAAGGAAGTTCTAATTATAATTTTGTTACGGTATTGTACAATACTGCCGGCTGGACACACTGGAGTAATACCGTAAATAGCCTTAATAATGGCGAAGATGTGCCGAGATCTATTAAATCTATTAAAACCGATGCTACTATTACAGGTACCAGGGAAATTGCAGGAAACTACGACTATTACACCTTTTTGTATGGCGGAATTATTGACAATGTAAATATTGTTTCGTACTCTGTCCCGGATAACTATTCCTTATCGCAAAATTATCCTAATCCTTTTAACCCGTCCACAAAGATAAGGTTCGGTATTCAACACTCTACTAGTGCTGATATAACCATTTATGATATTATGGGCAGAAAAGTGGAAAACATATTACAAAAACAACTCACCCCGGGAACATATGAAGTAAAATGGGACGCTTCTAAATACTCCAGCGGTGTTTACTTTTATAGATTTACCACTCCGGGGTTTTCCGACATGAAAAAAATGATTCTTCTTAAATAA